gcgaagggttcactaccgttgatctcactaagaccgcatatagagacgaccccttcgtccttgcaagagatgttatgcaagtcttctatgcaaggacaacaagacaaaaggaaggctaaaagtagttctagaagggaaaaggaagattgtcggtgtcgatggagtgatggacgaagaagactaggggctatcaggaaatgcatccattcggggcgaacataTCCCTACCTaccaagagggtgacgaacctgcttacgtacgaattgatcacaatgaggcccctcattgttgatgcacctaaagatagttagattattgttaactatgtaatcattatgcagacgtttatattagtaattcgcactgaatatttaatttatattttgtgcgcatctctataatttaattattgactatgtaatcaaatattaagatgatgttcacaaacactattatttgataattatagaccattaattaattatcacagaattaaataatcaagacaaaattttttgtgttattttagaatataaactaactgcattatttctattaataaatatataaagaaaagcaaactaatcgaactccctatcctagctcagctgTTAAGggcgcgcactctgtactctaagacccacgctcgaatcccaggcatgccaaacttttttgattttgcatttattatttagtagtgcattatgatgggataaaagaaaaaaaaataaaaccatctaaccgaactccctatcctaactcagcggttaggCCGCGCACTTTCGACCCCgtgacccacgctcgaatctcaggcgcgtcaaacttttttatattttttacaaaaaggctgcgaTGACAGGCTCCAAACCAacagtgtttttttatattttttactaaaagatggtgacagggcccttcactgccggttttggttttaaaaccggcagtgatagcttctatcacagtcgtttgctcaaaccgacacagaaggcccaattcactgtcggtttttaaactaaaatcgACAATGATgtatagatgctcctcacatgccaacagtgttCCCATGACcataacagttggaacactgctcccacctaccccgataactttagtttagaaataaaaatataccacgactgctagcccctataaaatggccctcggacaggagctagcctctccatgcatgttggtttcagctaggccttatcagccatgatgcaatgttttcctctcacagcaaaccacagatatcgttatgcatcgtagtccaccaaaatggtgtacacatgaggtactagaagaatgctactgaggtacaCATGAGGTggtaaattataatgtgttgatacacattgatggtaacattgacctgtacgcaaataggtatttgttatcgtatatggaattttagtgtaagatctttgttatcgtatatgtaacttatttctatttttttgatgtatttcattactatctaaataaatatatcgttcttgttaaaactttcccactatagtatctaaataaatatatcctttacatatatgcaccttcactgtcggttctatttagaaaccgacagtgatagccaccttcactgtcggttctatttagaaaccggcagtgattaccaccttcactgtcggttctatttaaaaatcggtaatgatgtccatgcccccctatataaaacaaactaccggccacatacatcgatcccacccacccatgaactctctcagtctcatttctcacgtttcactctcacttctcaagacatccactctctctacgtgatttggtcatggctcctgcatttttcaatggtattgatatgttgtcttctccaatattgtatctatattcatttgatctatatttatattcatgtttctttgcattctacatttatatatattcttattccttgcattcgatctatatttaattatgttgccatattttacttggaagaatttttttgtgcatatattttatgttcatatttttttttgcattttatcgatcaggtggtatgaacaacggacctcccccaccacaagaaccaggtttccaccctggcgatgagccattcactCCTAGTGTGGCCAATCCATGGTTCCCTGTtacagctattgtatgaaatattttccaacatcttttgttttttgatgctaacaaataagtgtaattcgtttaatatcattgttgcatgcatatatgtcgcagactatatccccaatagattggctacgaacaacacttagctggttctttatctcggacatcgtcgagaacatgatatctaatgcaagtggtcggctatggacgtgtgaactcagttttttcatccctgtgaggggttcaaatcatcagaaccatatccatgggatgggaatacagagcccggacgtgataagcgcccaattaagtgttgTGCGCATTTGTTTAGGGGCACTTCGacatatttgctatgatgtgcctgatttctcgcacttcaaggcacttgctttgaatgctggtgatatccccgtcccacaagcaagcgaatggtttgcaagctacaaccatgcggatgtggtaaaatggtcacttatacctgagtcgtggttatttgttgtttattatcgtaataacattctctaatttttttctttttctctgcatgcagattgtgctacaggaccttacctatgttgcatgtggcttgtggaccgttctagaccaagctacggagcaacttagATACGATtgagacttctgcaatggaaacctcggccggCTCACTATAGAaagacgccagtactgcataaggattactaacaggggcagtggtcgttcagtatgttacatctatggccgaccattctttcggtattgtgaggcacgagagagtgcactcatacgggcattggacttcatctatacaagcggatacataatccgtgacatcaactaCCATATATGCccatttcatcgaaccatgactatacacataggttatcaaggtttctgtggttcataggcattccgatgtcatattggtctcaaattTTTTCTTAGGATTGCATGTGCCACATGTGaacgaaacaccaagtttggaattttccgaagatggtttgctactttctaaggtttaattgaatttccgcgcgacgagacaatttaattataggttgaaccgaGTCTACcgacgaaaagatctagaatagtgccaaacttttacacaggctctaatgtgccctaggaataggaattttgtggaggtggatgaaaaaatctattgggtccaagatgaaattcaacctcttttgtcttattcagcacacagaaaaatataattaattaaaaaatgattagaaaaacttAAGATCATGTGCGGGatcttaatttaggtgtacaagcttgccaaaaaaatttcaagccattttgagaTAGGAATACATATgattctatttattcagtatataaaagaatttttttaatatatataaacatcattgttggtttcaaaaaaccggcagtgatgagaagaaaccgacagtgatgcttgttatcactgtcggtttattttgaaaaccggcagtgatatataaaaaattaaaaaaaaattgtgccagccctcgggtttgagctcgggtctcgggctacagagttcagacacttaaccaaaaaaatttcaagccatttcaagccggagcaaccgtccaccgccccccgcaccgccgttcctagccccgcgctcatcttcttcgacgccgaggcCCGTGCACCGTCCCACGTCAGAGcaaccgtccaccgccccccgcgccgccgttcccagccccgcgctcctcttcttcgacgccgacgcccgtgcaccgcacCACACTGGAGCACTCCCCCGCCATCCACTGCCAGacgccggagcaccaccgaggccttcaggagcacgcggacagctgctttcccacccccacggtgagtgcatggctcactgcccgctaagtgttcgatgaaatgccccatggttgttgtcttcccaatagcaaccaattcctattcgattgagttacatgcggttactccttggtttagctataggtagagtgtcaattgattttgatggaatgtatagcatgcttaaaaaaggcatctatagatgtttgttccagagaaaaaagttaaaaacaacttttaaaattggctcggcagcagcagcaagtatgattactaaaccacattgatctccgaataatagacagtccaattattgaggttatttttatcatgtcaaggataaagaatattaaatagatttagtttggccatataacttgaataataactcttgttcagtgagttaccattaccacttaccacatgcctaatttacttaaatatataggcaaccatggcatggtatgtagtgcatgttggtcacatgtctgggatttatcgaacctaggaagattgctatgctcaagtcaatcgctaccctgataatttgcacaaaaaatacaacacagaagctgaagctttgagggcctactatagtcatccagcctaccttgcaaaccatgggcaaccggcctactatggtccaatgaatataaaccatggccatccgctagcactggagatcgaagagaagccacccgctggagatgtgaagattaggagaattggtccttggtcttagaaagatgtcatgcttttatttaaggctatggtcatcgcttttcttatttgaaagttgatgtaggcttagtttcgtagaatagtaggtggactttgttgtatgtggtcaatcaaacaatgaatttgttctaggtggacatatgctattatttgactttgttgtatgtggacttattattagactttgcattaaacatattatatatatatgaacatatgctattagtagttgtccacggccaaaactaaccacgatcgtgtcatagccatgactcattGTCGcttgttaccccatcgccgaaaaactgatcggcaacaagaagcggctgatatcgctgggacgaaagagccacatgatccgacaaatggtgatagtgtcaatcaggtcggtaagaacgagcagccatggaccccgtccggcctgctcgatctgggttaaaatgaccaagatggctaggtaactttggtatcatgtcactatgtagccacacacgctaatcaattgagagggtcataacttacttggtgtctctagcaggagcctccgccggccgaggagccagagggttcgggtagcaggaaggctagatcgaagcgaggcgtgtcaaagattcctgttggtaggaatgcacactggcacattactgagttcgatgaattcggggatccactctcaccacctatagctttgaccaaatacaagactatcctcgggttacttgttagggacttcatcccgattaagtacaggaagtgaattgggaaagatgatgactggtggacagtttagcaagcagaaggacttctggcaggctttcaaggaatacaggttatccgaggagtacttagaactgagcaggaagaataaggagaattcgcagaaagcgatgaatcctcatcatctcggctctcatggctacgccaaaaagatgctagaatttgaagcagaacttcaaaagatggatcgccttgctgaggaaggcgttcaggttgagactgccgattgggagcccagggtattatactgtatggggagaaatgtacggcacgccgaggatgggagctttagctcctcaaatcaacccatgagcgaactcatccagaggatctcccaggtaactgaggaggtgaggcaagggactcgcacttctaatagggagaaagacgtgctcacccaagcactcggaaccaaggagcaccctggtcgcactggaggaaccggtgttgttccttggaaactagcattcccccaagaatccaacacttaccggagccgctcgaggggtagagcggaacatgaggcataatatttgaggagactaaaagagatggaagacagaatggaagcatggaTTAAGACGACCGTTGAAgcgtgagtcgagcaaattttgctgtccaaggggccagtagtaccacaaaaccctactcctagtgcccTTAGCCCATAGTTTacgggtcgcagcagctgcggatcgaccccgctcgacgaagaagaggcgaatgtgcctcatccggtggacgacatcactgaacctccTAGCACCAAAGCCATGTTTGAGTCTTACCAAGGTTAGTCATAATGTGCATCCCCTCAGATTGTTGTATGTAATGCCTTGCAGCCTTTGTTGACTGCTACATCTTGAATGTTATATATTCTCTGGTTTTGTCTGAGCTCTGTTTGTGCTTAAGTGAGTTCTGTTGCTGACAGGATGATGTGGATAGTTTTGTTGATTTTGATGAAAATGTCGACTCATTTTTGTCGAATGTTGATGGAGATGGAAGCGACAAGTTTTTGCAGCACTTGAATAGGGATCTTTAGAGCATAGTATGAAGCCTTAGTGGTCTTACAGTTAAGCTTGCTCCCTTTATAAAACAATGGGGTTTGGGTCACTGTATGGCCACTTCTTTTCTTGGGTAGCTTCTGCCATAAGCAATAATCCAGTTCCCTCGCCTTGATTGTAAATTCCCAAATCTCCATGATTTACAGGATGAATCATATTTTAGTACTTCCTTTTTTTCCATGTCCAGTAGTTGTCCCGCTAAATCTAATTTAGCTGGATTTTGCTTTAGTACAATCGCAGAAGAAGATAAGTCATGGAATATTTGTTATAATCTggtataaataaatgtgtattgtcattgagtttcagtacaatcgcagaagaagataagtcatgatggagttgtgcatgaaaaatatatgttttGGTCGAATTTGAaatgtaaatttgattttttttttgcgaaaaaatgtactgtgaaccgcccctacaaacaggtattataggggcggctggtactacggccgcccctacaaattgatttgtaggggcgctggtgttatcagccgccctaGGGGCagttgataacaccagccgctcctacaaatggatttgtaggggtggtctgGGAACCACCCCTATAAATCGGTGATTTGTAGCCAagctttggtaggggcggctggccaaaccgtttCTACAAATGtccatgagccgcccctacaaatgatatcTGTAGTAGTCAATGGAGCTTCTTGACTTGACCATAAAGTAcatgcaagtagcaaggtgaTGGAGGCACTTGTTACGCTCTCTCTAGATGGTGGTCAGCTAAGTCTCGTCTCCATATATATAGATAAGATAATGGATGGCACAAAGTTTTAGCATTCACCGGTGTTTGGAAGGCCCATTGAAACGAAAGCTGCTTGTTGCTCCGGTTTAAGTAGTTCACTTTGTTTGTATTCTTCGTCTCGATATACACTGAGTTATCCATCGAGTCATTGCCGATATTCGGACCTGCACTGATACTAAATGTGTGATATATTAGTGACTGTACTGCTTTTGTGTCATATTTAGCTGAAAGCTGGGTCTAGTTCCTTAAGAATTATTTGTATGTTTTGTCTCGATATGTACTGTGTTGCTGGACAAAGACCCCATACAGAAAAGAATAGTCCTTCCTCTATCCCAAATTAAAAGACATTTTAGCATACTTTTACTATGTGTCTAGCCACAATATGTATCTAAATGCCTAACAAAACTTATGAATCTAGAAAAAGCCAAGACGTCTTATAATttcgaacggagggagtactagcaACTTCCAAGCTCTAATACATAGACTCCATTTCACCCGACCTGAGAACAAAAGGTAGAGTAATCACAGTTTCACAAGGATTATGGGCCGTTACTTGAACATATAAACTTTTTCTTGGCTTTTGCTTGGGATGAATTGTTTCCGTTGAAAGACATGCAAAAAACATGCATGCATACTACAATATACTCTCATGCATGCTCATGACTCTGCATTTGACCGTACTCTCCAACACGTACTGTGAAACATGTACAGCTGGTGGACACGAAAATCAAAAGATGACGAGATCACCCATATAGTAATGTAATGTAACCCAGGGTTTTATATATCTTTTGAGATCAGTCTCTAGCATTATACTAACATTAAAACTAGTAAACGACGACCTGCATGCAAGAAGTCTCAACGGGCACGTTTGAAGCTCAACACCGGCATCCCTCATCACCCAAAGGATTCTATTTCTCATGCAGTACGTGGTTGACGTTGCAGAGGTGACCTCGAGGTTTTCGCAACGACTTTGACAAATTCAGTCATGGACTTAAGAACTACTCCTATGTGTACCTGGAAATCTCGATAAGAAAGACAGCTCACAAGGTTAATTAATCAGTACAATGCAAGCTGTATGAGTAGCGAAACAATCCTTGAATGCTTGAACCCTAAGCGTCCACTTGCTGTAGTTTGATAAGAGTGGATGAAGTCGGGCCGAGATTGTCTGATACGGTCAGATAACATCGTGAACAAAATTCTTGCACAGCCATACTAGCTAATATGCTAATGTGACAGTACTATAATGTAAGAAAACGTACTCGCAAAAACAAAATGTAAGGAAACATACTTGCACAGTCATTTGAGTATACTTGATGGTTTCATTGATGGTTTTCTAGCCAGTTTCATTCATGGTTTCATGGATGGTATCTGGCATGGGTGCATGGACTCTATTCCTCATGCAGTACGTGGTTGACGTTGCAGAGGTGACCTCGAGGTTTTCGCAACGACTTTGACAAATTCAGTCATGGACTTAAGAACTCTCCTATGTGTACCTGGAAATCTCGATAAGAAAGACAGCTCACAAGGTTAATTAATCAGTACAATGCAAGCTGTATGAGTAGCGAAACAATCCTTGAATGCTTGAACCCTCAGCGTCCACTTGCTGTAGTTTGATAAGAGTGGATGAAAGTCGGGCCGAGATTGTCTGATACGGTCAGATAACATCGTGAACAAAATTCTTGCACAGCCATACTAGCTAATATGCTAATGTGACAGTACTATAATGTAAGGAAACGTACTCGCAAAAACAAAATGTAAGGAAACATACTTGCACAGTCATTTGAGTATACTTGATGGTTTCATTGATGGTTTTCTAGCCAGTTTCATTCATGGTTCATGGATGGTATCTGGCATGGGTGCATGGACTCTATCCCATTAGGCTTCTTCAAGCAAGTTGTCACCATTTTCCCAACGCTTATTCCAAACCTTATAGTTTCCTACGAAATCCCTAAGCAGCAGATGACAACAGATTGGCTCGATGTTTTGAAACTATTTCTGATTTTTGCAACTGACACATGTGCATTATATGTATCCATCATTCCGTACATTATTTGTGTTGTACGCCTTGGTGGCGTCCACAAAAGACTAGGTGCCTTCTACAAATCTAGCAGACATGGGCTCCAAACAGTACATCCATCCGTGATCCATATGTGAATGACAAGATGAATACAACGCCCTAAGGGTAGCAGACATGGCCTCTTTCACTCCCTTCTCTGTGATCCTACTACAAGGCACACAATCGAGGGACAAGAATGTCGAGCCGGTGAGCAGCCACTCACGGGGCACAATCGAGCCACCTCGTCCACTCCATTTCCCTCACCGATCGAAATCTGCTAGGGGTCCTGAGGAATATAGAGGTCTCGAGCAACACTCTAAGTGAGACCTAATTTATGCATTAGAATAAACCAATAGTAGTAATGTGAACTATAATGTATTGTTTAAAAAGTACGATGATATGGACTGATCACAGATGGAAGACAAATAATTGATTAGAACTGGACATCAAGTATCCATCTCCTTGATTAGCCATTTGCAAGAGCCAAGAAGCACTATGAACGAATGCAGAATAACATCGACCACCAAACTAGGCTACATCGTTTGAGCCTTTTTGGCTACACAGATGCTTAATTAACATAATGCCTTCTACATAATATATACTTATGGTATTTATATTAGCATGTGGTACGTGAATTTTGTTGGGGGTCAGTCGACTCCTACGAAATTCAGAAAAATCTTAATTTAGTAAATTACTATTTGATTCAAGGTTCAATGTACAATATAGTTTATTTGACTGATATGATATTTAAGGCTGGATTTGCCGTGTTATGGATTTTACATGGAGGGTGGAGTGGTCGGAGAGTAGTAGGCAGGTGTAGCTATTGGAGATGGATGCAACAGGACAGGGGGCGGCCGGTCGCTAGAGATGGATGGCGTATCGGAGCAGTGCATAATGGTGGAAAGAGGAAGAACTGTAGTGGAATATATTGCGTACTATTTCAATTCTAAAAGAAATCAATTTCTAGtattgttctaagtcaaactattttgaaATTGATAGAATGTATTGAAAAGAGCACAAATATTTAGAACAGAAATTAGTATTATTACTATATATACgtaccatgaaatatattttcataatatcttTGTTTCCTATCATAGAGATGATATTattctttttatataaaaagttagtcaaacttaagatagttttttttttctgattacGCAGTACAACTCAAACACTCACAACGCATTCACACTCACCCGTATGAATGCACACATGCAAACCCTACACTTATGAGCATCTTCGAAGATTGGGCTGTCAAATCcttgagattgacgaagtcaccacatgCGCCTCCCTGTCAACGGGAACATCGCCTACCACTTAAAGCAAAAGGCCGCTAAATCCTGAAATATTAACTCCCACAGGGAGTGGAACCCAGGATTTGAGGTGCTACTGAGGCTTTAATTTTATAACCATTGGGCTACAACCCTTTCGCAAACTTAAGACACTTTGATTAAGTACAGCTCTAGAAGTTTTGTTTCAGGATAGAGGATGAAATAGTGAAGCCCTTTGGACTGGATCACCTTTTTTTTGAAGTTATCACTGACATAAATGGGCTTGTAGCAGCAGTTCaagctaattatgttctaggCTGGATTGACCCAGTTGGAGGTATCGTCGTAAGTGATATAAACAACTCTAGGAAGTTCATCGGTATATACTATTTTAATAACCATGTGAACATGCACGGTGTAGGCGTCTCAACTTAATCACTCCAAAGAGAAcgtaagattttttttttagatATAGTGGCCACATGCGAGGCACAAGTTATTTTTTCCTTTCACAAGCAGACATGATTACAACATATTCATATAAGGACATTACAAGATTGCTACTGTTGCTAGAACAGTTGGaccctttattaatttaatactAACAAAAGTGTAACAAAGGGACAAAGAAAACAAATAACTCTACGACTTCAAACAAGGAAGGACGACgatgggctccaactttagaTTGGCTTATATGGAATTTATGGGTAGGCATTGCCATATCCAGTTCCGGCACCagaaccgccgccaccgccaccatttTCACTATTTCCTGTGCCACCTCCATTGCCGTTAGCACTTGCACCCGCATCACTTGAACCATCCCAATACCGGTTAGCATTGCTAGAGCCAGAACCGGTGCCGCTACCGGATCCTTGAGCATTGGAATTCCAAGCACCTCCGGCTTGTcctccacccccacccccaccggcACCACCAGCATTAGAAGACTCTCCATAGCCAGAATACCCTCCTTCACTATATGTACTAGACCCTGAACCTGACCCTGACCCTGTACCATATCCAGACCCACCGTATTGGCTAgttccaccacctccaccacccccTCCAGCACTTGCATGGGTACCATAAGGACCACTATCACCTGATCCGGTGCCAGACCCAGACCCTGATCCCCCGCCATTCACATATCCGCCACCCCCTCCCTGTCCTGTGCCAGTCCCATCAGCACTAGAGTATCTAGCCACCCTAACAGCATTGGCTAATCCCATGCTCATGAGGACAATGAGCCCCAGTGATACTAGCTTTGTGCCTGCCATTGTGAGCTAACACTATGGAGTGCTTGAGTTGAGATGACTTCCCACTGAATGCTGCATGGGGTATTTATAGTGCTCGAGGCCATGCAGTGGCTCTTTACCTTCATATAGCATGCACGTATGGTAGTGGTCTTTCAATAGGAGACCAAGTGGAGGCTTTTAAAATCCACTAGAATTTATGGAGCTTCTTGAGTTGACCATAATTAAATTAcatgcaagtagcaaggtgaTGGATGGCACTTGTTTGGGACTCATCTCCATAGATAAGATAATAGATGGCACAAAGTTTTAGCATTCATCGGTGTTTGGAAGGCCCATTGAAACTAAAGCTGCTTGTTGCTCCGGTTTAAGTAGTTCACTTGTTTGTATTCTTCGTCTCAATA
This sequence is a window from Miscanthus floridulus cultivar M001 chromosome 10, ASM1932011v1, whole genome shotgun sequence. Protein-coding genes within it:
- the LOC136489970 gene encoding glycine-rich cell wall structural protein 2-like — encoded protein: MAGTKLVSLGLIVLMSMGLANAVRVARYSSADGTGTGQGGGGGYVNGGGSGSGSGTGSGDSGPYGTHASAGGGGGGGGTSQYGGSGYGTGSGSGSGSSTYSEGGYSGYGESSNAGGAGGGGGGGQAGGAWNSNAQGSGSGTGSGSSNANRYWDGSSDAGASANGNGGGTGNSENGGGGGGSGAGTGYGNAYP